A stretch of DNA from Spirosoma endbachense:
CATCGAGTCGGTCAACGCCAACAATATGGCGATAGTTAATTAGTGTAGACTTGTTGGCTCTTAGAAAACTGGGCAACCGATCTTCAAAGAGCTTTAGTGTTTGGCTAGAGACAATAGGGCTTTTTGCACCCTGGCAATAGATTCGGGTATAGTTCCCATAACCTTTGCAGTGAGTAATTAAGCAGACAGGAATCGGTTTTTGGATTCCAGGTATCTTAATTGTCTCGTTTTTGGGATGTGCGCTCTTACTCATACAAAAAAGTAACTAATAAAGAAGTTTAGGTAGAAACTACCAATGACATAAAAGCCGTGTATCGGCATATGAACAGGCTGAGGCAGGAAAATAAGGCTCATCAGAGACAAGCCTATTTTCAACTCTGCGTCA
This window harbors:
- a CDS encoding LytR/AlgR family response regulator transcription factor, with the protein product MSKSAHPKNETIKIPGIQKPIPVCLITHCKGYGNYTRIYCQGAKSPIVSSQTLKLFEDRLPSFLRANKSTLINYRHIVGVDRLDGRSMELMLANDAPIPVARRRLQRIRDKLALLKVPS